One Nicotiana sylvestris chromosome 12, ASM39365v2, whole genome shotgun sequence genomic window carries:
- the LOC138883288 gene encoding uncharacterized protein, whose product MTHRLSFIIATTTVQKKEDPGTFTIPCTIGARDFARALCDNGASINLMPLSIYKQAGLGRALMDSERNEIKFRVNDEEVTFQASKGMKLPHEYESISVIDIVDEVEDAVEMKMEEQCLGGRWW is encoded by the exons ATGACTCATCGGCTTAGTTTCATCATTGCAACAACCAccgttcaaaagaaagaagacccgGGAACTTTCactattccatgcactattggggcgCGTGATTTTGCAAGAGCCCTTTGTGATAATGGGGCTAGCATCAACTTAATGCCTCTTTCCATTTACAAGCAAGCAGGGTTGG GAAGAGCACTAATGGATTCGGAACGGAATGAGATCAAATTCCGTGTGAATGATGAAGAGGTTACATTCCAAGCAAGCAAGGGTATGAAACTACCACATGAATATGAAAGCATCTCAGTGATTGATATTGTTGATGAAGTGGAAGATGCGGTTGAAATGaagatggaagaacaatgcctCGGTGGGCGTTGGTGGTGA